From one Microbacterium aurum genomic stretch:
- the tsaE gene encoding tRNA (adenosine(37)-N6)-threonylcarbamoyltransferase complex ATPase subunit type 1 TsaE, whose amino-acid sequence MTGLDAFVGEREIASPAEMEALGRALGDALRAGDLVVLTGPLGAGKTTLTRGIAAGLGVRGRVQSPTFVIARTHPSLGDGPPLVHVDAYRLGTDGELDDLDIDFAGSVVIAEWAAPFAAAVADRWWEIEIDRGWAGTGVDTACGTAGPHVADMEDAAPRRVRITRHG is encoded by the coding sequence GTGACGGGCCTCGACGCATTCGTCGGCGAGCGGGAGATCGCCTCGCCGGCCGAGATGGAAGCGCTCGGCCGCGCGCTCGGCGACGCGCTGCGGGCGGGTGACCTCGTCGTCCTGACCGGACCGCTCGGCGCGGGGAAGACGACCCTGACGCGCGGCATCGCCGCGGGCCTCGGGGTGCGGGGGCGCGTGCAGAGCCCCACGTTCGTCATCGCCCGCACGCACCCCTCGCTCGGCGATGGCCCGCCGCTCGTGCACGTCGACGCGTACCGGCTCGGCACCGACGGCGAGCTCGACGACCTCGACATCGACTTCGCCGGCTCGGTCGTCATCGCGGAGTGGGCCGCGCCGTTCGCCGCCGCCGTCGCCGATCGGTGGTGGGAGATCGAGATCGACCGCGGATGGGCGGGTACGGGCGTCGACACTGCGTGCGGCACGGCCGGCCCCCACGTCGCCGATATGGAAGACGCCGCCCCGCGCCGCGTCCGCATCACGCGCCACGGCTGA
- the alr gene encoding alanine racemase — protein MSRIPPGILREAVIDTAAITANVRQLRRLTASEIIAVVKADGYGHGAVRSARAALEGGATRLGVSDIDEALALRRAGIDAPILAWLHAPGADFAAAAARGIELGISSVDQLQAASAAASADRPVSVHLKVETGLGRNGLAPADYAVAFAEAARLERIGRLRVVGIFSHLSNTSAADDLAAVARFRDALGLAASHGLAPHLRHIAASHAAIALPEARFGCVRLGLSIYGLSPLADRTSADLGLRPAMTLRGAVAAVRRVPAGQGVSYGYQHRTAAETTLALVPLGYADGVPRAASSGAAVCIRDGVFPIAGRVAMDQFVVDVGDAPVAVGDEAVLFGDPTLGVPAVEEWADAAGTINYEIVTRIGPRVPRREVSP, from the coding sequence ATGAGCCGCATCCCACCCGGCATCCTGCGCGAAGCCGTCATCGACACCGCGGCGATCACCGCGAACGTGCGTCAGCTGCGGCGCCTCACCGCGTCGGAGATCATCGCCGTCGTCAAGGCCGACGGCTACGGGCACGGCGCCGTCCGGTCGGCGCGCGCGGCCCTCGAGGGCGGGGCGACGCGGCTCGGCGTCTCCGACATCGACGAGGCGCTCGCGCTGCGGCGCGCGGGCATCGACGCGCCGATTCTCGCGTGGCTGCACGCTCCCGGCGCCGACTTCGCGGCCGCCGCGGCTCGCGGCATCGAGCTCGGGATCTCGAGCGTCGATCAGCTGCAGGCGGCGTCGGCGGCGGCATCCGCCGACCGGCCGGTCAGCGTCCACCTCAAGGTCGAGACCGGCCTCGGGCGCAACGGGCTCGCGCCCGCCGACTACGCCGTCGCGTTCGCCGAGGCGGCGCGGCTCGAGCGTATCGGCCGGCTGCGGGTGGTCGGCATCTTCAGCCACCTCTCCAACACCAGCGCGGCCGACGACCTCGCCGCGGTTGCGCGGTTCCGCGATGCGCTCGGACTCGCGGCATCCCACGGACTCGCGCCGCACCTGCGCCACATCGCCGCCTCCCACGCGGCGATCGCACTGCCGGAGGCGAGGTTCGGATGCGTGCGGCTGGGCCTCTCGATCTACGGGCTGTCTCCGCTGGCCGATCGCACCTCCGCCGACCTCGGCCTGCGGCCGGCGATGACGCTGCGCGGCGCGGTCGCGGCGGTCCGGCGGGTGCCCGCCGGACAGGGTGTCTCGTACGGATACCAGCACCGCACCGCCGCCGAGACCACCCTCGCGCTCGTACCCCTCGGCTACGCCGACGGCGTGCCGCGCGCGGCGTCGAGCGGCGCGGCGGTGTGCATCCGCGACGGCGTGTTCCCGATCGCCGGCCGCGTGGCCATGGACCAGTTCGTCGTCGACGTGGGCGATGCCCCCGTCGCGGTCGGCGACGAGGCCGTGCTCTTCGGCGATCCGACGCTCGGCGTGCCGGCCGTGGAGGAGTGGGCGGATGCCGCGGGCACCATCAACTACGAAATCGTCACCCGGATCGGGCCGCGCGTGCCCCGCCGGGAGGTCTCGCCGTGA
- the glmS gene encoding glutamine--fructose-6-phosphate transaminase (isomerizing), with the protein MCGIVGYVGPRDSQAILLSGLARLEYRGYDSAGIAVIDADGGLDMRKRAGKLQVLRDDLAAHPMPDGTTGIGHTRWATHGGPTDANAHPHLADDDKLAVIHNGIIENFAELKAELVSEGFTFRSETDTEVAAVLLGREYQASGDLVAAFRTVVSRLEGAFTLLAMHRDQPGLVVGARRNSPLVIGLGDGENFLGSDVAAFVEHTRNALAIGQDEIVAITPAGVEITDFAGNPVEASPFEVVWDAAAAEKGGWPSFMAKEVSEEPDAVANTVRGRVRDGAVAIPELDGLDELFTGIRRIVIIACGTAAYAGQTGKYALEQWTRIPVDVELAHEFRYRDPVIGEDTLVVSISQSGETMDTLMAVKYARERGAKTLSICNTQGATIPRESDAVIYTHAGPEVAVASTKAFVAQITALYLLALHVARVRGSLSASEQAQYVRELEAIPAKIARVLDEEQTHVEQFSRWMADTQSVLFLGRHVGYPIALEGALKLKEISYIHAEGFAAGELKHGPIALIEPGQPVFVIVPSPRESAELHKKVVSNIQEIRARGARVIAVAEEGDAAVLPFADEVLRIPLAGPLFEPLLAVVPLHIFAMGLATAKGLDVDQPRNLAKSVTVE; encoded by the coding sequence ATGTGTGGAATCGTCGGATACGTGGGCCCGCGTGACAGCCAGGCCATCCTCCTGTCGGGCCTCGCGCGGCTCGAATACCGCGGGTACGACTCCGCCGGCATCGCCGTCATCGACGCCGATGGCGGCCTTGACATGCGCAAGCGCGCCGGCAAGCTGCAGGTCCTCCGCGACGACCTCGCCGCCCACCCCATGCCCGACGGCACGACCGGCATCGGCCACACCCGCTGGGCCACGCACGGCGGACCCACCGACGCGAACGCGCACCCGCACCTCGCGGATGACGACAAGCTCGCGGTCATCCACAACGGCATCATCGAGAACTTCGCCGAGCTGAAGGCCGAACTCGTGAGCGAGGGCTTCACCTTCCGCTCCGAGACCGACACCGAGGTCGCCGCCGTGCTCCTCGGCCGCGAGTACCAGGCATCCGGCGATCTCGTGGCCGCCTTCCGCACCGTCGTCTCGCGCCTCGAGGGCGCGTTCACGCTGCTCGCGATGCACCGCGACCAGCCGGGCCTCGTGGTCGGCGCCCGCCGCAACTCGCCGCTCGTGATCGGCCTCGGCGACGGCGAGAACTTCCTCGGCTCCGACGTCGCCGCCTTCGTCGAGCACACCCGCAACGCCCTCGCGATCGGTCAGGACGAGATCGTCGCGATCACGCCCGCCGGCGTCGAGATCACCGATTTCGCCGGGAACCCCGTCGAGGCATCCCCGTTCGAGGTCGTGTGGGACGCCGCCGCCGCGGAGAAGGGCGGATGGCCGTCGTTCATGGCGAAGGAAGTGTCCGAAGAGCCGGATGCCGTGGCCAACACCGTCCGCGGACGCGTGCGCGACGGCGCCGTGGCCATCCCGGAGCTGGACGGCCTGGACGAGCTGTTCACCGGCATCCGTCGCATCGTCATCATCGCCTGCGGAACCGCCGCCTACGCCGGGCAGACGGGCAAGTACGCCCTCGAGCAGTGGACGCGCATCCCCGTCGACGTGGAGCTCGCGCACGAGTTCCGCTACCGCGACCCGGTGATCGGGGAGGACACGCTCGTCGTCTCGATCAGCCAGTCCGGCGAGACGATGGACACCCTCATGGCGGTCAAGTACGCGCGCGAGCGCGGCGCGAAGACCCTGTCGATCTGCAACACGCAGGGCGCGACGATCCCACGCGAGTCGGATGCCGTGATCTACACCCACGCCGGCCCCGAGGTCGCCGTCGCGTCGACCAAGGCGTTCGTCGCGCAGATCACCGCGCTGTACCTCCTGGCCCTGCACGTCGCCCGCGTGCGCGGCTCGCTGTCGGCATCCGAGCAGGCGCAGTACGTGCGCGAGCTCGAGGCGATCCCGGCGAAGATCGCGCGGGTGCTCGACGAGGAGCAGACCCACGTCGAGCAGTTCTCGCGCTGGATGGCCGACACCCAGTCGGTGCTCTTCCTCGGCCGCCACGTCGGCTATCCGATCGCCCTCGAGGGTGCGCTCAAGCTCAAGGAGATCAGCTACATTCACGCCGAGGGCTTCGCCGCCGGCGAGCTCAAGCACGGCCCGATCGCCCTCATCGAGCCCGGCCAGCCGGTGTTCGTCATCGTGCCGTCGCCGCGCGAGTCGGCGGAGCTGCACAAGAAGGTCGTCTCGAACATCCAGGAGATCCGCGCCCGCGGCGCCCGCGTTATCGCCGTCGCCGAGGAAGGGGATGCCGCCGTGCTGCCCTTCGCCGACGAGGTGCTGCGCATCCCGCTCGCCGGGCCCCTCTTCGAGCCGCTGCTGGCCGTGGTTCCGCTGCACATCTTCGCGATGGGCCTCGCGACCGCCAAGGGCCTCGACGTCGACCAGCCGCGCAACCTCGCCAAGTCCGTCACCGTGGAATAG
- a CDS encoding sugar transferase, with protein sequence MPVLEKRLTQVRRHRVAGWAIDTVLIALAAGATASIQLATLPTPPGDPAAWPAAAILVASWSIALMALSDRARRRGAGERLELVPIVHSAAIGVAALAVAAGAFGWISLRPHIAMTVPLGIVALVAARLVRRTWVSRHPVEHSLAPRTLIVGSASSVEHTIRSLMSDPRFAHHIVGVAVPGSGATSVTVDGRGYRTLGTPQHVAHLARSECVETVIVADGIDDPDYLRRLSWSLEGAATDLILATRLADVDRSRIAFERTHGLALTHVSLPKFDRTTLQAKRALDVLVALVALLPVALITPVIALAIRLDGPGGTFFRQRRIGRDGREFDILKFRTMTTDAEARRIEFEAANEGAGPLFKLKNDPRVTRVGAVLRRFSLDEMPQFWNVLMGEMSVVGPRPPLPDEVRDYDRDVLRRLYVQPGITGLWQISGRSDLTWEQSVRLDLHYVENWSVAADLKIMAQTAAVLVRPRGAY encoded by the coding sequence ATGCCGGTTCTGGAGAAGCGGCTGACTCAGGTGCGTCGGCACCGCGTCGCGGGGTGGGCGATCGACACTGTGTTGATCGCCCTCGCGGCGGGGGCGACGGCCTCGATCCAGCTGGCGACACTGCCGACGCCTCCGGGCGATCCGGCGGCATGGCCGGCAGCGGCCATTCTGGTCGCCAGCTGGTCGATCGCCCTCATGGCACTCAGCGACCGCGCGCGCCGGCGGGGGGCCGGCGAGCGTCTGGAGCTGGTGCCGATCGTGCACTCCGCCGCCATCGGGGTCGCCGCGCTCGCGGTGGCGGCGGGTGCCTTCGGTTGGATCTCGTTGCGGCCGCACATCGCCATGACGGTTCCGCTCGGGATCGTGGCGCTGGTGGCCGCGCGGCTCGTACGGCGGACGTGGGTGTCGCGGCATCCCGTGGAGCACTCTCTCGCGCCCCGGACGCTCATCGTCGGATCGGCGTCGAGCGTGGAGCACACGATCCGCTCGCTCATGTCCGATCCGCGGTTCGCGCACCACATCGTCGGCGTAGCCGTGCCGGGCAGCGGCGCGACGAGCGTGACGGTCGACGGCCGTGGCTACCGCACGCTCGGCACACCGCAGCACGTCGCACACCTCGCCCGCTCCGAATGCGTGGAGACGGTGATCGTCGCGGACGGCATCGACGACCCCGACTACCTGCGCCGACTGAGCTGGAGCCTGGAAGGCGCGGCGACCGACCTCATCCTGGCGACGCGGCTCGCCGACGTCGATCGCTCGCGCATCGCCTTCGAGCGGACGCACGGTCTGGCGCTCACCCACGTGAGCCTGCCGAAGTTCGACCGGACGACGCTGCAAGCCAAGCGCGCGCTCGACGTCCTCGTCGCCCTGGTCGCCCTCCTGCCTGTCGCGCTGATCACACCCGTCATCGCACTGGCGATCCGCCTCGACGGCCCCGGGGGCACGTTCTTCCGCCAGCGCCGCATCGGACGAGACGGGCGCGAGTTCGACATTCTCAAGTTCCGCACGATGACGACGGATGCCGAGGCCCGCCGCATCGAGTTCGAGGCCGCGAACGAGGGCGCGGGCCCGCTGTTCAAGCTGAAGAACGACCCGCGCGTGACGCGCGTGGGTGCGGTGCTGCGCCGGTTCTCTCTCGACGAGATGCCGCAGTTCTGGAACGTGCTGATGGGCGAGATGAGCGTCGTCGGGCCCCGACCACCGCTGCCCGACGAGGTCCGCGACTACGACCGCGACGTGCTGCGTCGCCTGTACGTCCAGCCCGGAATCACCGGGTTGTGGCAGATCAGCGGCCGGAGCGACCTGACCTGGGAGCAGAGCGTCCGTCTGGACCTGCACTACGTGGAGAACTGGTCGGTGGCCGCCGACCTGAAGATCATGGCGCAGACGGCTGCAGTGCTGGTGCGCCCGCGAGGCGCCTACTGA
- a CDS encoding glycosyltransferase, producing the protein MTAHGVVVFSLEPWDDIWRRNQYLIDGMLMADPALRVLFVEPARDVVHGALQRREMRRGGGLRTADGYAGRLALLEPTKWLPRLAGPVADAMLRREVDAARVAHGLGRAPVWVNDPGWAHYVRRRRPRALYDVTDNWTAAHRTPRQHRMVVDNERILLDLCDEVVVCSVGLQSTLGTRREVRLLTNAVDVSRYRQTYGRPADLPIAGTALYVGTLHEDRLDVALTARTAARLRDQGDALVLVGPNALGGAQSAQLQSAGAVLLGPRPFGSVPAYLQHASVLIVPHVVDDFTDSLDPIKLYEYRAVGRPVVTTPVAGFRALDEQGVSIVDGAGFPDAVAALAAESIPTVLRAGVPDWSDRAAEMGEIVRRVGSIRR; encoded by the coding sequence TTGACCGCACATGGAGTCGTTGTGTTCTCCCTCGAGCCCTGGGACGACATCTGGCGGCGCAATCAGTACCTCATCGACGGGATGCTGATGGCTGACCCCGCCCTGCGGGTGTTGTTCGTCGAACCGGCGCGCGACGTCGTCCACGGTGCGCTGCAGCGGCGAGAGATGCGCCGCGGCGGAGGGCTGCGGACCGCGGACGGGTATGCAGGCCGACTCGCCCTGCTCGAGCCGACGAAGTGGCTGCCGCGACTGGCGGGACCTGTGGCGGATGCGATGCTGCGGCGTGAGGTGGACGCCGCCCGCGTCGCACACGGCCTCGGCAGAGCACCGGTTTGGGTCAACGACCCCGGATGGGCTCATTACGTGCGCCGGCGGCGCCCCCGCGCCCTGTACGACGTCACCGACAACTGGACTGCCGCCCATCGCACGCCTCGCCAGCACCGGATGGTGGTCGACAACGAGAGAATCCTCCTGGACCTGTGTGACGAGGTGGTGGTGTGCTCGGTGGGACTCCAATCCACGCTCGGCACGCGCCGCGAGGTCCGCCTCCTCACAAACGCCGTCGATGTGTCGCGCTACCGGCAGACATACGGCCGGCCGGCCGATCTGCCCATCGCCGGCACCGCGCTCTATGTCGGAACACTGCACGAAGATCGCCTCGACGTGGCGCTGACGGCTCGCACGGCCGCGCGCTTGCGCGATCAGGGCGACGCCCTCGTCCTCGTCGGACCTAACGCGCTCGGCGGCGCGCAGTCAGCACAGCTGCAGTCAGCTGGTGCGGTGCTGCTCGGTCCTCGCCCCTTCGGATCCGTGCCGGCGTATCTGCAGCACGCCAGCGTCCTGATCGTGCCGCACGTCGTCGATGACTTCACCGACAGCCTGGATCCGATCAAACTCTACGAGTATCGCGCGGTCGGGCGCCCCGTCGTTACGACGCCGGTCGCCGGTTTCCGCGCCCTCGATGAGCAGGGTGTGTCGATCGTCGACGGCGCAGGTTTCCCCGACGCCGTCGCCGCGCTCGCCGCCGAGTCGATACCCACGGTCCTTCGCGCGGGGGTTCCTGATTGGTCGGATCGCGCAGCCGAGATGGGCGAGATCGTGCGCCGCGTCGGCTCAATCCGTCGCTGA
- a CDS encoding glycosyltransferase family 4 protein gives MRVIHLVCSDGFGGVERYIANLAVSLRGHGDEVDVVGGDPALMRAAVGDAGVGWHPGSSMRAARRSLDDLGAADILNTHMSQADLLGVGYGLTPVGRRAAHVSTRHFAAPRGGSPLTRAVFSLARRRISAELAISNFVAASIRSPSTVVHSGVASRPLSTERERIVLVAQRLEAEKDTATALRAWALSAVAGKGWRMQIAGEGAQLPELMALADKLGISDTVDFLGFRSDIDVLLRRAGCVLAPTPREGLGILVLEAMSHGAPVIASAAGGHLETVGAVEPSLVFAVGDAAAAGELIDALVDDEQRRRDVGAAAWAWQRAHFSLDAQTAGTRALYREVRAR, from the coding sequence GTGAGGGTCATCCATCTGGTGTGCTCGGACGGTTTCGGGGGCGTCGAGCGGTACATCGCCAACCTCGCCGTCTCGCTACGCGGACACGGCGACGAAGTGGACGTGGTCGGGGGTGACCCCGCGCTCATGCGCGCCGCCGTCGGCGATGCTGGCGTGGGCTGGCACCCCGGCAGCAGCATGCGCGCGGCCCGGCGCTCGCTGGACGACCTGGGCGCTGCGGACATCCTCAATACCCACATGTCGCAAGCGGACCTCCTCGGCGTCGGATACGGTCTCACGCCGGTCGGCCGCCGCGCCGCGCATGTCAGCACCCGCCACTTCGCCGCGCCCCGCGGCGGGAGCCCGCTGACTCGGGCGGTCTTCTCGCTCGCGCGGCGTCGGATCTCGGCCGAGCTCGCGATCTCGAACTTCGTGGCCGCGAGTATCCGCTCGCCGAGCACCGTCGTCCACTCCGGCGTCGCCTCGCGGCCTCTGTCGACCGAACGCGAGCGGATCGTGCTGGTTGCGCAGCGGCTGGAGGCCGAGAAGGACACCGCAACGGCACTGAGAGCTTGGGCCCTCAGTGCCGTTGCGGGCAAGGGATGGCGGATGCAGATCGCCGGGGAGGGAGCCCAGCTTCCGGAGCTCATGGCGCTCGCGGATAAGCTCGGCATCTCGGACACCGTCGACTTCCTTGGGTTCCGCTCCGATATCGACGTGCTGCTACGCCGGGCCGGATGCGTTCTCGCCCCCACGCCGCGCGAGGGGTTGGGCATACTTGTGCTCGAAGCGATGTCACACGGAGCGCCCGTGATCGCCTCAGCTGCTGGCGGTCACTTGGAGACCGTCGGTGCGGTGGAGCCGTCGCTCGTATTCGCGGTCGGAGACGCTGCGGCCGCAGGAGAGCTGATTGACGCTCTCGTCGATGACGAACAGCGCCGTCGCGACGTGGGAGCGGCGGCGTGGGCGTGGCAGCGCGCACACTTCTCGCTCGACGCGCAGACCGCGGGGACGCGAGCGCTCTATCGAGAGGTGCGCGCGCGTTGA
- a CDS encoding glycosyltransferase family 4 protein: MSSFRFNREGGIERASYEVAARLAGRIDLTLLSTAVEPAPSPPLTWQQVPRSSLPGFMTPATYSAAATRAAAPHGFDILHNQGGCALRFQDIITAHSCHRAWWEMKFRNGEGARALLNPHHHAILQVEKRNYRPGAFRRVIAVSHGVGREVSEHYGVPPELISVIPNGVDAARFQPSDADERRRDIRTRHGFTDDDVVLLFVGKEFRRKGLAPLVDALAHLPAHAKALVVGGDDQTPFRAQAAARGVGDRLVFAGHSPRVEDYFQAGDVFVFPTLYEAFALVTLEAASAGLPLATNRVNGTEDFVIDGANGVFIDRDGRALARSLAPLVTDRALRRRMGAQARADAAAYTWDSVADRTLDVYREVWEDKHAVR; the protein is encoded by the coding sequence ATGTCGTCGTTCCGCTTCAATCGCGAAGGCGGCATTGAACGAGCCTCCTATGAGGTGGCCGCCCGTCTCGCTGGTCGCATCGACCTCACACTCCTGTCCACCGCTGTCGAACCGGCGCCCTCTCCCCCGCTGACCTGGCAACAAGTACCCCGCTCGTCGCTCCCCGGGTTCATGACGCCGGCCACCTACTCGGCAGCGGCCACCCGCGCGGCCGCTCCGCACGGGTTCGACATCCTGCATAACCAGGGTGGGTGCGCCCTGCGCTTCCAGGACATCATCACCGCGCACAGTTGCCACCGCGCGTGGTGGGAGATGAAGTTCCGCAACGGTGAGGGCGCCCGGGCCCTGCTCAACCCGCACCACCACGCGATCCTGCAAGTCGAGAAGCGCAATTATCGGCCAGGCGCGTTCCGTCGAGTCATCGCCGTTTCGCACGGAGTCGGCCGCGAAGTCAGCGAGCACTACGGTGTGCCACCCGAGCTCATCAGCGTCATCCCCAACGGCGTCGACGCCGCCCGGTTTCAGCCTTCCGATGCCGACGAGCGTCGTCGCGACATCCGCACGCGGCACGGGTTCACCGACGACGACGTCGTGCTGCTGTTCGTCGGCAAGGAGTTCCGCCGCAAGGGCCTCGCTCCTCTCGTCGACGCCCTCGCGCACCTCCCGGCGCATGCGAAGGCGCTCGTCGTGGGCGGCGACGACCAGACGCCGTTTCGGGCGCAGGCCGCCGCGCGCGGCGTCGGTGACCGACTGGTGTTCGCGGGGCACTCCCCCCGGGTCGAGGACTACTTCCAAGCCGGGGACGTGTTCGTCTTCCCCACGCTGTACGAGGCATTCGCCCTCGTGACCCTGGAGGCTGCGTCCGCCGGCTTGCCGTTGGCGACCAACCGGGTGAACGGCACAGAAGACTTCGTGATCGACGGCGCCAATGGCGTGTTCATCGATCGGGACGGCCGCGCCCTCGCCCGATCGCTTGCCCCACTGGTCACCGACCGAGCGTTGCGCCGGCGCATGGGTGCGCAGGCACGGGCGGACGCCGCGGCGTACACATGGGACAGCGTCGCCGACCGCACGCTCGACGTCTACCGCGAGGTCTGGGAAGACAAGCATGCCGTCAGGTGA
- a CDS encoding glycosyltransferase produces the protein MRVLRIAHHGVVSAWRERERALRARGLDVRLLSAQRWNEGGRALALRSDGDTFVTGAGTLGSHPNAFVYSPRRIWRALGSCPDIVDLHEEPFALATAEILLMRLLRRRRAPYVVYSAQNIDKRYPIPFRWFERWALRGAAAAYVCNREAGEILMRKGLSGPVRLIPLGVDTGVFAPADRPPPAAALTVGYVGRLDAHKGVDVLLHAAALRTTWQVEITGDGPRRTELVALAAALGISDRVRFLGFAAGDALAGHYRRLDVLAVPSLPRPGWLEQFCRVAVEAMASGVPVVGSRSGAIPDVVADAGILVAPGDATALAVAVDEAGAPERWAQLRARGLTRAERYTWQSVAEMQHALYDEILPARSAGARQRPQVVAVAYGDPALLEGALEALGEGFETTIVDNSSSMTTSQMAERHGIHYIDPGANLGFGAGVNVALRSLRERGREADDVLLLNPDARIAGIEVDRMHEKLHSRRDLAAVGATQIEPATGDPVRVWWPFPGPGRAWLEAVGAGFLNRTQGFVIGSVLLLRAEALAAVGEFDERFFLYAEEVDWQKRATDAGWRIGLAEVAATHIGAATSGDSDRRDALFFASNEIYQRKHFGAPGWQAFRAAMVFGAVVRTVALCGERRAQARRRLAIFVRGPVAHARRVT, from the coding sequence ATGAGAGTGTTGCGAATCGCGCACCACGGTGTCGTATCGGCGTGGCGCGAACGGGAACGGGCGCTTCGGGCGCGCGGACTGGACGTGCGGCTACTTTCGGCGCAGCGCTGGAACGAGGGTGGGCGCGCCCTGGCGCTGCGATCCGACGGCGACACTTTCGTCACGGGTGCCGGCACGCTCGGATCCCACCCGAATGCGTTTGTGTATTCCCCGCGGCGCATATGGCGGGCGCTCGGATCGTGCCCCGACATCGTCGACTTGCATGAGGAGCCATTCGCGCTCGCCACGGCCGAGATTCTTCTGATGCGGTTGCTGCGTCGGCGACGGGCGCCTTACGTGGTGTACTCGGCGCAAAATATCGACAAGCGCTACCCCATCCCGTTCCGCTGGTTCGAGCGCTGGGCGCTGCGCGGGGCGGCCGCCGCCTACGTCTGCAACCGGGAGGCGGGCGAGATACTCATGCGCAAAGGGCTTTCCGGCCCCGTGCGGCTGATCCCGCTGGGGGTGGACACGGGGGTCTTCGCGCCCGCCGACCGCCCGCCGCCCGCCGCCGCGCTCACCGTCGGCTACGTAGGCCGCCTCGACGCCCACAAGGGCGTTGACGTGCTGCTGCACGCGGCGGCGTTGCGGACCACGTGGCAGGTGGAGATCACCGGTGACGGGCCGCGACGCACCGAACTGGTCGCCCTCGCCGCCGCGCTCGGGATCAGCGACCGGGTGCGTTTTCTCGGCTTCGCGGCGGGCGACGCCCTCGCCGGGCACTATCGCCGCCTCGACGTGCTGGCGGTTCCGTCCCTTCCACGCCCAGGATGGCTAGAGCAATTCTGCCGCGTCGCGGTCGAGGCGATGGCCTCCGGCGTACCGGTGGTGGGCAGTCGCTCGGGCGCGATCCCCGACGTCGTTGCCGACGCCGGCATCCTGGTGGCCCCGGGCGACGCGACCGCGTTGGCGGTCGCGGTCGACGAAGCCGGCGCCCCCGAGCGCTGGGCGCAGCTGCGCGCCCGCGGGCTGACACGTGCAGAGCGGTACACCTGGCAAAGCGTCGCCGAGATGCAGCACGCGCTCTACGACGAGATCCTGCCGGCGCGCAGCGCCGGAGCGCGACAGCGCCCACAGGTCGTCGCCGTCGCGTACGGCGACCCCGCCCTGCTGGAGGGCGCGCTGGAGGCGCTCGGCGAAGGGTTCGAGACGACGATCGTCGACAACTCCTCGTCGATGACGACCTCCCAGATGGCCGAGCGCCACGGCATCCATTACATCGACCCCGGCGCAAATCTCGGATTCGGCGCCGGGGTCAACGTCGCGCTGCGCTCACTGCGGGAACGGGGGCGCGAGGCCGACGATGTCCTGCTGCTGAACCCCGATGCCCGCATAGCGGGCATCGAGGTCGACCGCATGCACGAGAAGCTACACTCACGCCGCGACCTCGCCGCGGTGGGGGCGACCCAGATCGAGCCGGCCACCGGCGACCCTGTGCGCGTGTGGTGGCCGTTTCCTGGTCCTGGGCGCGCATGGCTCGAAGCGGTCGGCGCCGGCTTCCTCAATCGCACGCAGGGGTTCGTGATCGGGTCGGTGCTGCTGCTGCGCGCGGAGGCGCTGGCAGCAGTCGGCGAATTCGACGAACGGTTCTTTCTCTACGCCGAGGAGGTCGACTGGCAGAAGCGGGCGACGGATGCCGGCTGGCGGATCGGTCTCGCCGAGGTCGCCGCGACACACATCGGTGCCGCAACCAGCGGCGATTCCGACCGTCGCGACGCCCTGTTCTTCGCCAGCAACGAGATCTACCAGCGCAAGCACTTCGGTGCGCCCGGATGGCAGGCGTTTCGAGCGGCCATGGTGTTCGGGGCGGTCGTGCGCACCGTCGCGCTATGCGGAGAGCGCCGCGCCCAGGCGCGACGGCGCCTGGCGATATTCGTGCGTGGACCGGTGGCCCACGCGCGTCGCGTCACCTGA